A region from the Simiduia sp. 21SJ11W-1 genome encodes:
- a CDS encoding DUF3144 domain-containing protein — protein MADTEEAFWALVESFIEQANQASDAMPLTQVGGALMCAASRFNAYALAASSLDRASFKEDSEQSLHDYAAQFKRLLAEDLADYGEHYKVLIGNTDPDADA, from the coding sequence ATGGCAGATACAGAAGAAGCGTTTTGGGCGTTGGTGGAATCTTTTATCGAGCAGGCCAATCAAGCCTCTGATGCAATGCCGTTAACGCAAGTGGGCGGGGCGCTAATGTGCGCTGCCAGCCGCTTTAATGCCTATGCGCTGGCGGCAAGTTCGCTGGATAGGGCATCGTTTAAAGAAGACAGTGAGCAATCACTTCACGATTACGCGGCCCAGTTTAAGCGGCTCTTGGCTGAAGACCTGGCCGATTACGGCGAGCACTACAAGGTGCTGATTGGCAATACGGACCCAGACGCCGATGCTTGA
- a CDS encoding FKBP-type peptidyl-prolyl cis-trans isomerase — protein MSDSEKFNSVEKQVSYGIGRQMGDQLMSNPFDGLSADAVVAGLADVMAGRPSQVPEEDLHKAFKEISERMRAQQEAQAKAAAGEGEAFLAENAKRDGVVTLASGLQYEVINEGAGSKPTADSTVRTHYHGTLINGDVFDSSYDRGQPAEFPVSGVIAGWTEALQMMPVGSKWRLYVPHQLAYGERGAGGAIAPFSALVFDVELLDIVS, from the coding sequence ATGTCTGATTCAGAGAAGTTTAACAGCGTAGAAAAGCAGGTGAGCTACGGAATTGGCCGCCAGATGGGCGATCAGCTGATGTCTAACCCCTTCGATGGCTTATCTGCAGACGCTGTAGTGGCGGGCTTGGCCGATGTGATGGCAGGGCGCCCCTCCCAGGTGCCCGAGGAAGACCTGCACAAAGCCTTCAAGGAAATCAGCGAGCGCATGCGTGCCCAGCAAGAGGCCCAAGCCAAGGCCGCCGCCGGTGAAGGCGAGGCATTCCTGGCTGAGAACGCCAAACGCGACGGCGTGGTTACCCTGGCCTCAGGCCTGCAGTACGAAGTGATTAACGAAGGCGCCGGCAGCAAGCCCACCGCCGATTCCACCGTGCGCACCCACTACCACGGCACCTTGATCAATGGCGATGTATTCGACAGCTCATACGACCGTGGCCAGCCAGCGGAATTCCCCGTTAGCGGTGTGATTGCCGGCTGGACCGAGGCGCTGCAAATGATGCCTGTGGGTTCCAAGTGGCGTTTGTACGTGCCGCATCAGCTGGCCTACGGCGAGCGCGGTGCCGGTGGTGCCATTGCACCTTTCTCGGCGCTGGTGTTCGATGTTGAACTGCTCGACATCGTAAGCTAA
- the ribF gene encoding bifunctional riboflavin kinase/FAD synthetase: MRQPSFVHGLHNVRAVHRGGVLTIGSFDGVHRGHQAMLASVIEAARARGVPAVAMTFEPQPHEYFSGERAPARLMRLRDKVLALYEVGIDVVVCLPFNAKLQHLTAHQFVQQVLVDGLAISALVIGDDFRFGCDRLGDFAFLQAAGAEAGFSVRNTPTFSEGGERVSSTRIREVLEQGDLQMAAQLLGRPYQMTGRVVQGKQLGRTIGVPTANVHLHRYRSPLAGVFAVRCEVDGSSYIGVANVGVRPTVEEGAKPILEVHLFDFKRDIYGKNLCVSFCKKLRDEQKFESLAQLQAQIHADIAAGKSFFNELTHSH, translated from the coding sequence GTGCGGCAACCTTCCTTTGTTCATGGGCTCCACAATGTGCGTGCAGTGCACCGTGGTGGCGTGTTGACGATCGGTTCGTTTGACGGTGTGCACCGTGGCCATCAGGCCATGCTGGCATCGGTGATCGAAGCAGCCCGTGCCCGTGGCGTGCCAGCTGTGGCCATGACCTTTGAGCCGCAGCCGCACGAGTATTTTTCCGGTGAGCGAGCGCCTGCCCGATTAATGCGCCTGCGCGATAAGGTGCTGGCATTGTATGAGGTGGGTATAGATGTTGTAGTCTGCCTGCCCTTTAACGCCAAGTTACAACACCTCACCGCCCACCAGTTTGTGCAGCAGGTGCTGGTGGATGGCCTGGCTATCAGCGCCCTGGTAATTGGCGATGATTTCCGCTTCGGGTGTGATCGCTTGGGCGATTTTGCATTTTTGCAGGCCGCCGGTGCCGAGGCAGGCTTTAGCGTGCGCAACACGCCCACATTCAGCGAGGGTGGTGAGCGCGTGAGTAGCACCCGCATTCGCGAAGTGCTGGAGCAAGGTGATTTGCAAATGGCCGCGCAATTATTGGGCCGACCCTATCAAATGACCGGGCGTGTGGTGCAAGGCAAACAGCTAGGCCGCACCATTGGGGTGCCCACCGCCAACGTGCACTTGCACCGTTACCGCTCGCCGCTTGCGGGCGTATTTGCCGTGCGCTGTGAAGTGGATGGCAGCAGCTACATAGGCGTTGCCAATGTGGGTGTGCGGCCAACGGTAGAAGAGGGTGCCAAACCCATATTGGAAGTGCACCTGTTTGATTTCAAACGCGATATTTACGGTAAAAACCTGTGCGTAAGCTTTTGTAAAAAATTGCGCGACGAGCAAAAGTTTGAATCGCTCGCCCAGTTGCAGGCGCAAATTCACGCCGATATTGCCGCAGGTAAAAGCTTTTTTAACGAATTAACTCATTCACATTGA
- the murJ gene encoding murein biosynthesis integral membrane protein MurJ yields the protein MTFLSRILGLVRDMVFARFIGAEAGADAFFVAFKIPNFLRRLFAEGAFAQAFVPVLSEYRSQGSHAAVQALVNAVAGCLGSALVVITLLACLGAPWVAWLFAPGFSADPAKFALVSEMIRITFPYLLLISLTGLAGAILNSYDRFAVPAVTPVLLNISLIFAAVVASGWFEVPVLALAWGVFAAGCIQLLFQLPFLARIHLLPVPSADFAHPGVKRVMVLMVPALFGVSVSQINLLLDTVLASFLPTGSVSWLYYSDRLAELPLGVFGVAIATVILPSLSRQHASADAETFNKTLNWSLRMVLLVALPSTLALLLLAVPILSTLFLYGKTSVGDIAMSGLSLQAYALGLTAFMLIKVLAPGFYARQDMKTPVRIGVVAMVANMVLNLAFVLPLHSYFQLGHVGLALATAVSSLLNAGLLYWGLASRKVIWPDGGWRSFAVQALVANAALLAWLLVILQWAPQWALVSWWQRAGWLALICGVGFGVYALGLVLAGMRMRHLKTR from the coding sequence ATGACCTTTCTTTCGCGCATACTGGGGCTTGTGCGCGACATGGTGTTCGCCCGTTTCATTGGCGCGGAAGCCGGGGCAGATGCCTTCTTCGTTGCCTTTAAAATTCCAAATTTCCTGCGCCGACTGTTTGCCGAGGGTGCCTTCGCCCAGGCGTTTGTGCCGGTGTTGTCTGAATACCGCAGCCAGGGCAGCCATGCAGCCGTACAGGCCTTGGTGAATGCCGTAGCCGGCTGCCTGGGTTCGGCGCTGGTAGTGATTACGCTGTTGGCCTGCTTGGGCGCGCCTTGGGTGGCCTGGCTGTTTGCGCCGGGCTTTAGTGCAGACCCGGCCAAATTTGCGCTGGTGAGCGAGATGATTCGCATCACCTTTCCCTATTTGCTGCTGATTTCTCTCACGGGGCTGGCAGGCGCCATTCTCAATAGTTACGACCGCTTTGCCGTGCCCGCGGTGACGCCGGTGCTGTTGAATATTTCCCTTATTTTTGCGGCCGTTGTGGCCTCTGGCTGGTTTGAGGTGCCGGTGCTGGCTCTGGCCTGGGGCGTATTTGCCGCCGGTTGTATCCAGCTGCTGTTCCAATTGCCGTTTTTAGCGCGCATTCACCTGCTGCCGGTACCTTCGGCGGATTTTGCACACCCAGGCGTAAAGCGCGTAATGGTGCTGATGGTACCTGCGCTATTTGGGGTGTCGGTATCGCAAATTAACCTGCTGCTGGATACGGTGCTGGCTTCTTTTTTACCGACGGGCTCTGTGTCTTGGTTGTACTATTCAGACCGCTTGGCCGAACTGCCGCTGGGGGTGTTCGGGGTGGCAATTGCCACGGTGATCTTGCCAAGCCTTTCGCGCCAGCACGCCAGTGCCGATGCCGAAACCTTCAACAAAACCCTGAACTGGTCTTTGCGCATGGTGTTGCTGGTGGCGTTGCCGTCTACGCTTGCACTGCTATTGCTGGCCGTGCCCATTCTCAGCACCTTGTTTTTATACGGTAAAACCAGCGTGGGCGACATCGCCATGTCGGGCTTGAGTTTGCAGGCCTATGCGCTGGGGCTTACGGCGTTTATGTTGATTAAGGTGTTGGCGCCGGGCTTTTATGCCCGCCAGGATATGAAAACCCCGGTGCGTATTGGGGTGGTGGCCATGGTGGCCAATATGGTGTTGAACCTGGCCTTTGTGTTGCCGCTGCACAGTTATTTTCAGCTGGGGCATGTGGGCCTGGCGCTCGCCACGGCGGTATCTTCTCTGTTGAATGCGGGCCTGCTTTACTGGGGGTTGGCCAGCCGCAAGGTCATATGGCCAGACGGCGGTTGGCGATCTTTCGCGGTGCAGGCCTTGGTGGCGAATGCGGCCTTGCTTGCGTGGCTGCTTGTGATATTGCAGTGGGCGCCCCAGTGGGCGCTTGTTAGCTGGTGGCAGCGCGCCGGTTGGCTGGCATTAATTTGTGGTGTGGGTTTTGGCGTATACGCGCTGGGCCTGGTGTTGGCCGGTATGCGCATGCGGCACTTGAAAACTCGTTGA
- a CDS encoding DUF3301 domain-containing protein, whose translation MLELTDLILLFVVCWFGWYTLRVARIKEITVNAVRRRCEADGLQLLDGTIALYKLSLGRDRSGWVRVRRIYGFEFTATGEDRNSGLVSVLGNRLEAIELSPHRI comes from the coding sequence ATGCTTGAGCTGACAGACCTGATATTACTGTTTGTGGTGTGCTGGTTTGGCTGGTACACCTTGCGCGTGGCCCGTATCAAAGAAATTACGGTAAATGCCGTGCGCAGGCGGTGCGAGGCTGACGGCCTGCAGCTGCTCGATGGCACCATCGCCTTGTATAAGCTCTCGCTGGGGCGTGACCGCAGTGGTTGGGTGCGCGTGCGCCGTATCTACGGTTTTGAATTTACCGCCACCGGTGAAGACCGCAATTCGGGCCTGGTGAGTGTGCTGGGCAATCGCCTGGAGGCCATTGAGCTCTCGCCCCACCGCATCTAG